A genomic region of Alicyclobacillus sp. SO9 contains the following coding sequences:
- the ligA gene encoding NAD-dependent DNA ligase LigA — MELEAAKERIKTLRKEIEYHNHQYYDLDTSSIADNEYDALMRELVHLEGEFPDLLTPDSPSQRIGGVPSEGFEKVRHDTPMLSLANAYNLEDLREFDKRIRGIVGNSVHYVCELKIDGLAVSLKYQDGLLIRGATRGDGEVGEDITSNIRTIRNVPLKLNEGVSIEARGEAYMPRQSFERLNRVREEQGQDLFANPRNAAAGSLRQLDPKIAAERGLAVFVYSLADMGWYSVDSHSEALDWMSSLGLSVNKERGEFDNIDDVMAYIESWSEKRHDLPYATDGMVIKVNQLAQQQELGFTVKSPRWAIAYKYAAEQAETTLNEIRLSIGRTGAVTPTAYFDAVQLAGTTVSRASLHNEDIIHERDIRVGDRIVVQKAGDIIPEVVRSLPEYRSGEEEPFRMPDECPTCGEPIQRLPDEAVWRCVNPRCPSLIQEGLIHFVSRDAMNIDGLGEQWILQLLHHDLVRDAADLYHLTHEQLLGLERMGEKSAGNLVEAIAASKNNSLEKLLFGLGIRLVGAKAAKTLAASFQTLDALQQASLEELTSIRDIGPKMAESIVKYFANSGAQKLVQRLRIAGLNMEYLGGADGAVTADGAAVDSEVLRRFVERKFVLTGSLEFIDRKKASEWIEQLGGTTTGSVSKNTDVLVAGEKAGSKLSKAKKLIENGDKPTLEIWNEQEFIQNLQAAGIDTGH, encoded by the coding sequence ATGGAACTCGAGGCAGCCAAGGAACGCATCAAGACGTTGCGCAAGGAGATAGAGTATCACAACCATCAGTATTACGACTTGGATACCTCGTCTATTGCTGATAACGAATACGATGCTCTCATGCGGGAACTTGTTCATCTGGAAGGGGAGTTTCCGGACTTGTTGACGCCGGATTCACCGTCGCAGCGTATTGGCGGGGTACCAAGTGAGGGATTTGAAAAGGTGCGCCACGATACACCTATGTTATCCTTGGCAAATGCTTATAACCTCGAAGACCTGCGTGAGTTTGATAAACGTATTCGCGGTATTGTCGGCAACAGTGTGCATTATGTATGCGAATTGAAAATCGATGGTCTGGCAGTTTCGCTGAAATACCAAGATGGATTGCTCATCCGTGGAGCTACGCGGGGTGACGGCGAAGTAGGAGAGGACATTACCAGTAACATCCGTACCATCCGCAATGTTCCTTTGAAGTTGAACGAGGGAGTATCCATCGAAGCTCGCGGAGAAGCCTATATGCCTAGACAGTCGTTTGAACGGCTCAATCGAGTGAGGGAGGAACAAGGGCAGGACCTGTTTGCAAATCCGCGAAATGCGGCGGCTGGATCGCTTCGGCAGCTAGATCCGAAAATTGCTGCAGAACGCGGTTTGGCAGTGTTTGTTTACTCTTTAGCGGACATGGGTTGGTACTCTGTTGACTCTCACTCCGAAGCCCTTGATTGGATGAGTTCTCTTGGCTTGTCTGTCAACAAGGAGCGGGGCGAATTTGACAACATTGACGACGTGATGGCGTACATTGAGTCCTGGAGTGAGAAACGGCACGATTTGCCGTACGCTACAGACGGCATGGTCATTAAAGTTAATCAGTTAGCACAGCAGCAGGAACTCGGTTTTACGGTAAAAAGTCCGCGGTGGGCCATCGCCTACAAATATGCTGCTGAGCAGGCCGAGACCACCTTAAACGAGATTCGTCTCAGTATCGGACGGACAGGTGCTGTGACGCCAACAGCGTATTTTGATGCGGTTCAACTCGCAGGGACCACGGTCTCTCGTGCATCACTGCACAATGAGGATATCATTCACGAGCGGGACATCCGCGTTGGCGACAGAATTGTTGTCCAGAAAGCGGGGGATATCATTCCGGAAGTGGTTCGTTCATTACCCGAGTATCGCTCTGGAGAAGAAGAGCCGTTTCGCATGCCCGATGAATGCCCGACTTGTGGCGAACCGATTCAGAGACTGCCAGATGAAGCTGTTTGGCGGTGTGTTAATCCGCGTTGTCCGTCCTTAATCCAGGAAGGGCTGATTCACTTCGTCTCAAGGGATGCCATGAACATCGACGGACTTGGCGAACAGTGGATTCTACAACTGTTACATCACGATTTGGTCCGAGACGCAGCCGATCTATACCACTTGACGCACGAACAACTGCTTGGTCTGGAGCGTATGGGTGAAAAATCTGCTGGCAATCTGGTGGAGGCCATTGCAGCCAGTAAGAACAATTCCTTGGAAAAACTGTTGTTTGGCTTAGGCATTCGACTTGTCGGGGCAAAGGCCGCCAAAACCCTGGCCGCGTCCTTTCAGACACTAGATGCCTTGCAACAGGCCAGCCTCGAGGAACTCACCTCGATTCGTGATATCGGACCAAAAATGGCGGAGAGTATTGTCAAGTATTTTGCGAACTCAGGTGCACAGAAACTAGTGCAGAGGCTTCGCATTGCTGGACTGAACATGGAGTATCTTGGTGGCGCAGATGGAGCTGTTACCGCCGACGGAGCAGCTGTGGACAGCGAGGTGTTGCGGCGGTTTGTGGAGAGGAAGTTTGTGTTAACGGGATCGCTCGAATTTATAGATAGAAAAAAGGCCAGCGAATGGATTGAGCAGTTGGGCGGTACCACCACGGGCAGCGTCAGCAAAAACACGGACGTATTAGTTGCTGGGGAGAAGGCAGGATCGAAGCTGTCGAAGGCGAAGAAACTAATAGAGAACGGCGACAAACCCACTTTGGAAATTTGGAACGAACAGGAATTCATACAGAACCTGCAAGCTGCAGGGATTGATACAGGGCATTGA
- a CDS encoding UvrD-helicase domain-containing protein, which translates to MFAATPSVEEILNGLNKPQREAVETTEGPLLVVAGAGSGKTSVLTRRIAYLIAERRVAPWSILAITFTNKAAREMRNRLEQLIGAFASDVWAATFHSTCVRILRRDIDKLGWDRNFTVLDDSDVMSVIKRILTNQNVNTKQFDPRAVRGAISSHKNVLRTADRAKDGAQTPFEEVAADAYLEYQRQLRMNNSLDFDDLIMKTVQLFEQAPDVLEFYHNKFRYIHVDEYQDTNHAQYRLVHLLAKKHKNLCVVGDSDQSIYGWRGADIRNILQFERDYKEAKVIRLEQNYRSTKVILNIANEVIKNNSERKAKTLWTENAEGGKAVLFTADDERSEAHYVVDTIEGLRKDNRGYSDFAILYRTNAQSRVIEEILMQRGVPYRIYGGLKFYDRKEIKDILAYLRLVANPSDEISLRRVINVPKRGIGATTLQKLQDLADARQFSLFDALQFAEQANIRGKILKAVTEFTEQIVQLNKQVTYLNVTELTQEILKRTGYRQQLHLENTLESQSRIENLDEFLTVTMEFDKTWDAEIEASEAQRPASDNSQPADDTQSALAVTEGNAEEAAPAELVFTADVGPVITGPEQRLTDFLAEVALVADTDLNGGKPDGAEADSNQVVLMTLHSAKGLEFPHVFLVGMEEGMFPHSRSLFDDGEMQEERRLCYVGVTRAQNQLYLTFSRVRTIFGEFRRQRHSRFLDEIPAQLLEPVGGNLSSFGSDGGGAGFQSDTERSEFGIRDGFRGGNHQESSHFGKEGARLQREKAGRSKGFDSTRAQLQTQGTGNPTNDGGQAKTFEYKPGDKVEHRKWGQGTVIQVRGEGEDLMAKIAFPAPVGIKELAVKFAPIQKAED; encoded by the coding sequence TTGTTTGCGGCAACTCCTAGTGTAGAGGAAATTTTAAATGGCTTGAATAAGCCACAAAGGGAAGCTGTTGAGACCACAGAAGGGCCTCTCCTGGTTGTCGCAGGAGCAGGCAGCGGCAAGACCAGCGTCTTAACCAGGAGAATTGCTTATTTAATCGCTGAACGAAGAGTGGCACCATGGAGCATCCTGGCCATCACCTTTACAAATAAAGCGGCGCGGGAAATGCGCAATCGCCTGGAACAACTGATTGGCGCTTTTGCCTCGGACGTGTGGGCAGCGACGTTTCACTCCACCTGCGTGCGAATTTTGAGACGAGATATCGATAAGCTGGGATGGGATAGAAACTTTACCGTGTTGGACGATTCCGATGTGATGTCTGTTATCAAACGCATACTTACAAATCAAAACGTAAATACAAAACAGTTTGATCCCAGAGCGGTAAGAGGGGCCATCAGCAGCCATAAAAATGTACTCCGGACGGCCGACAGAGCCAAGGATGGGGCTCAAACACCGTTTGAGGAAGTTGCAGCAGACGCCTATCTGGAGTATCAAAGACAGTTGCGCATGAACAACTCTCTTGATTTTGACGACCTAATAATGAAGACGGTGCAACTGTTCGAACAGGCCCCGGACGTGTTGGAGTTTTATCACAACAAGTTCCGCTATATCCACGTAGATGAATATCAAGATACGAACCATGCGCAGTATCGATTGGTTCATCTGCTTGCGAAGAAGCATAAGAATTTGTGTGTGGTGGGGGATTCAGATCAGTCGATTTATGGATGGCGCGGCGCAGACATACGCAATATCCTTCAGTTTGAACGGGATTACAAAGAGGCAAAAGTCATACGACTGGAGCAGAATTACCGTTCTACCAAGGTGATATTGAATATTGCCAACGAAGTTATTAAAAACAACAGCGAACGAAAGGCAAAAACACTGTGGACGGAAAATGCAGAAGGCGGGAAAGCCGTCTTGTTTACAGCGGATGATGAGCGCTCTGAAGCCCACTACGTAGTGGACACGATTGAAGGACTTCGCAAGGACAACCGAGGATACAGCGATTTTGCAATCCTCTATCGAACCAATGCACAGTCTCGCGTCATTGAAGAAATTCTGATGCAACGGGGTGTCCCGTACCGAATATATGGAGGTCTAAAGTTCTACGATAGAAAGGAAATTAAAGATATTCTCGCTTATCTGAGGCTCGTCGCAAATCCCTCCGACGAAATCAGTCTGCGCAGAGTCATTAACGTACCAAAGCGCGGCATTGGTGCTACAACACTGCAAAAGCTGCAGGACCTGGCAGATGCTCGTCAGTTTTCCTTGTTTGATGCTCTGCAGTTTGCCGAGCAGGCTAACATTAGAGGGAAAATTCTTAAGGCCGTCACGGAGTTCACTGAGCAAATTGTTCAGTTAAACAAGCAGGTCACGTACCTGAATGTTACTGAATTGACCCAAGAGATTTTAAAGCGGACAGGCTATAGACAGCAGCTTCATCTCGAAAACACACTGGAGTCTCAGAGCAGGATTGAAAACCTGGATGAGTTTCTGACAGTGACCATGGAATTCGACAAGACGTGGGATGCAGAGATTGAAGCATCCGAAGCACAGAGACCAGCCTCCGATAATTCACAACCTGCGGATGATACACAATCTGCATTGGCAGTTACAGAGGGAAATGCGGAGGAAGCCGCTCCGGCTGAACTAGTATTTACAGCGGATGTAGGCCCAGTGATTACGGGTCCAGAACAGCGTTTAACGGATTTTTTGGCAGAAGTGGCGCTAGTGGCCGATACTGACCTGAACGGAGGTAAACCAGACGGCGCTGAAGCCGATTCCAATCAAGTCGTGCTCATGACCCTACACAGTGCCAAGGGGTTGGAATTTCCACATGTGTTCCTGGTCGGTATGGAGGAAGGGATGTTTCCTCACAGCCGATCACTTTTCGACGACGGTGAAATGCAGGAGGAACGTCGGCTCTGCTATGTGGGGGTAACAAGGGCGCAGAATCAGCTGTACCTGACCTTTAGTCGCGTACGTACCATTTTCGGGGAGTTTCGCCGGCAGCGTCATTCCCGGTTTCTCGACGAAATACCTGCTCAATTATTGGAGCCTGTCGGAGGAAATCTCAGCAGCTTCGGCAGCGACGGGGGCGGTGCAGGATTCCAGAGCGACACGGAACGGAGTGAATTTGGAATACGAGATGGATTCAGAGGTGGAAATCATCAGGAATCAAGTCACTTTGGGAAAGAAGGCGCCCGGCTGCAACGAGAAAAAGCGGGACGTTCAAAGGGCTTTGACTCCACCCGAGCACAGCTACAAACACAAGGAACTGGGAACCCAACAAATGACGGTGGGCAGGCTAAGACTTTTGAGTATAAACCAGGTGATAAAGTAGAACACCGAAAATGGGGACAAGGCACTGTAATTCAAGTACGTGGAGAAGGCGAAGACCTCATGGCCAAAATTGCTTTTCCGGCTCCCGTCGGTATTAAAGAACTGGCCGTCAAGTTTGCACCGATTCAAAAAGCTGAAGACTAG